The nucleotide window CTATctcgttttcttttcttttcctttgatttttggCAAGGATGAATgaaaatggcctaatttcatgcttttgttttactttaattaataattattaactaaataccaattttgcccttaatgaaaacattatcaaaacattaacattaggccatttatgtccattaacgTTTTCAATGggttaataacaacataaggacctttgctTTAGAAAGTCATGGAAAATAGAAACCTTTACAATATAgaaagccacttttacattttacgcgattaggtcttttttatcaaataagCACacaaactatcaaattttcatatgaaatttcCACACATGCTTAACCACATACTAAAAACacgaaaattaatattaaaatatttttctaactcagatttgtggtcctgaaaccactatttggactagggtctaaaccgggctgttacacatGGTCatgcgcacgggcgtgtggtttggccatgtgtcccctacatcttaaaaatCGAGAaccagaatgctcagaattagcACACAGGTAGAgatatgggcatgtgtctcagccggcacatgagcgtgtgtcctGGCCATGTAACCCCTAcacctaattttcaaaaattaaattgtccacatggTCTAGCACATAGAAGTATGGCTAGCCATATGACTCAAGTCATAGAGTTGTACAAAACGGGCTGgaacacggtcgtgtgcctcacattgaatgcccacacggcctaggacacgggcgtgtcattggccgtgtaagccacactgcctggccacacgggcgtgtgtcccctgtacctcagaaaaattttgagatttcacAAAAAAAATTTCTATGAATCCGGTGTAGCCCGACTCGATCCTAAtttgtattttgggcctcgaggacccatatgagggacattatgattgattgtgattgatttttggaaatgaatagtaaattaCATGAATTAACTGTAATTGAACTGCATactctggtaatgctctataaccctgttccggtgacggatatgggttagaggtgttatagTCATAAATCTCATTCACCCCTTTACTATTCGAACTAGAGAAAAGGTCAATGAAATAACTAATAGTCGTATGCATTATAGCCATATCCTTAGTGTGTTCAATCCCCAAATCATCCTTCAAACATCTAACCCTGTTCAAACGTTGACAATAAGACGTAAAATTgtgaaaaaaaattgtattttgatCCCCGAACTGTAACCAATTCGATCTAGCCCCTTTGACTCTAATAAATTTCCTCTTTATCAATGGCTATCCCATAATCCAATTTAGCTTCAATAATATCCATCGGTGTCGTATCTGATGGGTGAGCCAAATAAAGATCATCAACCCAGGTCATGAAGACCACAATCTGCCAAAACTTCTCGAAAATTGGCCATTTGAGTTCCATTCCTCGGATCCCCACCTTTCTTCTCCTGATTAGAGACAATCTCATTAAAATCTCCCATGACAATTCAAGGACCTTCATGAGAATTACACAAATGGGACAGTAAAGCCTATAAATTCACTCGATCTCTGCTATTGGGATCACCATAAAAACCAATAAAACGCTAATCAACATTCACATCCTCAGTAGAAATTAAAACATCGATATATTTCTCATTGAAACTTCTTAAAGAAATTGAAATGCCATTTTTTCACCCCAACGTCAAACCACCACGGGAGCCACTTGCCTGAAAGTCAATCCCATTTCGATAACTGAATTTCTCTCGAATTCTGCCCATTCGAACCTCATCCACTTTCGTCTCAATAAGAAAAATAATCTGGGGATTATAACCTTTCAGCAAATGCTGAATTCTACGAACGGATCGTGGGTTCCTCAGCCCACGAACGTTTCAACTTAGGATTTTCATTGCGATTGGCTAACTTGCCCCTTAAGTTCAACTGAGTTTTCAAATTGGCAAAACATGTTCTGCTTGCCGGGAGTCTCACCCAAATCCATAGAGAAAGAAACCGATGATACATTTTTCGATCTGGGTCATTTCTTACCATTATTAATCGAGATTGGCCTATTTTCCTCCAAACTTCCTTTATTCATTAATTCCAAATCAACTTGCAGTTCCTTATTGGGAAGATTTGATTTCCCAGCTAAATTCAACCCAAAAATTCCGCCAACATCAACCATAAATTAAGGGGATTAGAATCCCTAAAATTTCTCCCCTGATTAATTCCAAAAATTCCACAATTTTCACCTCAATTTCCCCATGTTCACGCAGCCAGATGCTGCCGCCAGTGATCGTCCTTCGAGGGGGAGCTTTCAGTGAAATGTCCCATGCCAGCGGCAAATTCTTACTACTTTCAACCATGCGAATAGGACAATTACTTTCACTGTGTCCTAATCTTCCACATAGAAAACAAAAAGTAATGAGCATTTCATATTTAAAGGTGGCATAGCGTTCCTTCATATTGGCAAAAAGAATATTTTTCCTCTATTTCAACGGTTTAAAGATGTTAATTTCCACCTGAACTCTCATAAAATTTCACAAACCCGCAACAATAGCCTTCACATCATACTCTAAAAAGATGCCAATGAGGTTTCCAAACTGCCTAGCCAAAGATTCCGAATACATGCCTAAACTGAGATTATGGATCTGGACCCATAAAAGGGTAGAAAGAAGAGGCACCTCCAACGGTTCCTCATTCAGTTTAACCTTTGCTAATAGGAACAAATGGTTGTTGAAAGTCTAAGGAATGCCATTAAAAACTCTATCCCGATCCACTTCACAGTAGAATCTAAAAAGAAACTGTTTCTCACCAATATTTTTTATTGTCATCCCTCCTAAAGGATGCCAAAGATTAGTCATGACCGATCTCATAGACTGAAAATTAACGGTGCTTGTCGTCAAGAATAGCCTACTAGAAGGTAATAAGGCTGTTTATCTTGTACTTCAGATTCTTGGGCCATCTCCCATGCCATCGGCTCTCCCGTTTCTTCCTCATCCTCTAAGCGAAGATCTAATAATGTTGATTCCATAATGCAAGAACAAACTGAAATAGAGCCAAAACCGAAGGATACCAAAAATAGAACCAAACAAATGTCATAGAAAAGCCATACTCTCAAATCTCTCcttcatagtttttttttttattttttatgataaATATAATCTTTGAATTACTATCAACAAACATTAGCCATTTCATTAAATTCATATCTTTTGACCGGAGGATTTTGTTTTCACATGGTTAAACAAACCAATGATGGTCACATCTTTTCTtatctttttctttatttaatctAATGACACATCATAAAAAATCAAATGAtctagatttatttttatttataatttaccaTCATCCTATaatcaataatatatatttataagttaTCAAATATAAATCCTAATTATAATAAATGTTCCGGTTGTACGCAATATCAAGGAAATGTCTCTATGTACAATGTCAAGCAACAACatctatatttttatataaatgtaAACTGTCAATTTATAAAATAACaactcatgtatatatatataaaagaaaaaatcatttagtgaaatgaatttttaaattgaattaaattaaatttatagtaattaaaattttacatttaaaaaattattgaaatagaataaaattgatgaattttgtaaattttgagggcTAAATGTattaagttttttaaaatttaatctaaaataatttttttgtaaatattgatggctaaatttgttgaatattttatatttaagatcaaattaatataatgtgtaaatatttgagtgctatatttattattaaatcaatAAAAAAGCCTATATAAGTTTTTCTACGCTCATCTAATGACAAAAAGTAACTAAAATATTTGATTTcaaaaatttaatgattaaatcaaaaaattaataatttaatgactaaaataaaataaaaataataatttaatgatatttttataatttaccctaaaataTTCATACTTTAAATATCAGATAATATAGTTATCTCGTTAAAGTTATACATTTATGCTTCTAATATTATAAGAACAGATAAGATCAGCAGCAAGATTGACAAAGTAAAAGATCTTTTGACCCTACCAAAGCTAAAAGGGCCAATGGTGTGGCGAAAGGAGTGCCATTTGCTCATTTGATATCCCCACCCCCCggcccccaaaaaaaaaatagagggaAGCAAATTTCATGCCAATCCCAAATCTGGGTGGTTACCTTCTCAGTTGAGAAATCAGAAGCCAACCAGAAGTGGCCACCCACTTCACCATTGGGACACTTCATCCACCGCTCTGCCTTTCCCCAATTGCCCTTACCCATATGACAAAAGCCTAGGACAATAATTTCCCTTCTCTCTTATCTTCTTTCTCTCTCAAAAGCCAAATAAACTAACATAATACTTTATCCATTTCACTATCTTTCCTTTTCACTCCTGTCCCCTCATTATTACCCCTTTGCCCCCACTTCTTCATAATGCAGTTCAAAACCTctctctttattttttaaaaataatatcagattgatttatttactttttaaaaatatagtATTATATAATTTAGCTAGAAGACAACACCCTCCTCAGCGTCACATCCAAACTTATTGCCACGCCATCCTCATTCTATCTTCTGAGTTGTATCATCCAAATGGTTTTCCAACACGTGCTCCTTTCACCAGGGGAGGCCCAATCTTTATTGAGATTTTCAACGGTCaggatttttttatattttttactgaATTTTCAGATTCGTGGTAAACACGTGATTAATGAGCAAACTATGTGGTGGCCTTGTACGCAATGTGTATTAGCCGCGTTACACgaaatatttattactttttcTTCTCACGATACACaccaaataattaaaaaaagaaaaaggttaaTTGAGGGTAAACTAAGAAAATAATGTTGATTATAACTAAAGATTACAAATATTCCTCGCATTATTATCTATTCCAGTTTTCGTTTATCGTCGTCTgtcaaaatcaaaattattatcTCGTACGGACAAACAAACGACCGTTCACTGTTTCGTCGAACCCAACGTGACAGCATTGCACGATGTTGACGGGATGGACCGACGAGGGGGTCAATGGGCTGGAGCTCGCCGGGATTTGGTTCGTCGTTCGACGGTACGAACCGAACCATTTGTTTTGCATGTAACGGTTTTTCCTCCATGGAGGGAGGGTTAGTTCTTTGCTCTTCAACGATCTTTTTACCGAATCGCTCATGACCTTGACGATCATTTTCAATTCCTCGTTTCTTCCCACGAAAACCCTAGGCAAATGTTGTAACAGCCTCGAGTACTCGGTCGTCGGCCTGGCGATCTCGAACTCGGAAGCGAAATCGAGATCAATGAGGTACCGGTTTTGGCCCGTGCGTGCTGCGGATTGCACTACGTCTATGAACTCGTAGTTTCCGGCAGTTAGGCCTCCAGAGGAGCTCCATTTGGTCTTGCATATCGCCGCATTGTGGCCTACGTCGCGAAGATAAGCCATTACTTTACGCCTGAAAATTGCTTTATCTGTTTTGAAAAAAGAAAGCATCTCCATTGCTCTCAGAACGTGAGCCATAAGCAGATTCCTGTAAGCATCCGTGTTGTTAAGAGAGGTTGACTTGATGATGATCTCGAGCGAATCGGTAAAGTCAAGGTTTGAGTCGACTCGATCTGAGTCAGAGTTGTAACCCGTTTGTTCAGCTGCATCGTGGTCGTCTTCCAGAAAACTGTGAACAAGCTCCGAGAGGCAAGGCGAATCATCATCTTCAACGACAACGGCGGCAGAATGTTCGCTTCCGCTACTGTCGTAACTGACGCCGACGAGACGAGCCTTGACTCGGTCGTCGAGCGGGTCAGTAACTCGTTTAATTCTTCTATCAGAAAGAGCCATTAGAGCATTTCTATACGACAAACTCGGGTTTGTGTTTCAAGGGTATTGGGGTTGATTAGTTCAGTTAAATAGGAGAGACGGGGAAGAACATAGGGATATGTGAGGGACATAAAAAGAAAGGAAACCcagcttaaattttttttttcctggtaagaaagtgaataaattatatttacGGGGGAATTTTAAGTCGAATATTCCAATAAATTGCTGTGTTTGCATCATATCAGATTATGCCTTTTGATATTCGAGTTTAAATCGATAACCGAGCcttaattttaattcttttatatatgaAAAGCAACTTtcatttgaattttaattaataccCTATCAATTAATTCAGtactatattttttaatttttatattcttgTGATTGTCTTTAAATCCAGTATTATTTTAAATCGCACTAATGTTATTATACATAGTTAATATGTACTGTCCTTTTcaatttgtttatttatatttaattgatatttatttttatctaattaaTATTTAAGTTTAGAGTCAATTACATTTTGATATCTCTGCATTAACGTCATTAGAAAATGATGATATGGCATTAACAACAATTACATGTAATTAGTGTTAGTCTCACATTATGATACATGacgaatataaataaaaataataaaatttttaaaatatatcaattaataaaaatatacattatCATTGTTTAGATTCATCTAAATTTAGGCAATCACTTGTCATAtatattctatatttttattagttttatatattttactttCCTTTATAAAATTTcacttttatattattattttgaagtaaaaatatgaattaataaaaagTGAACCTAGACAACTATATGATGAGATTCATTCTaaatgtttgtttgtttttttaacaattttatttatttacttaaaataacatattttcatattattattttcaaattaaaaaatatgtaaGTTTTAATAAAATTGgaaaatatacaaatattttaaaaataaagtataAAACTTTTTTGCATCAAGAAATAATATGGACAAATAATTGTTCAGAATACAATGAACATAGACGATATTTGTCTAAATTTATTCTAGGCATGTTTTTTagtaatatatatttatgttttataaaatatcaagttttatattattattttgaagaa belongs to Gossypium arboreum isolate Shixiya-1 chromosome 7, ASM2569848v2, whole genome shotgun sequence and includes:
- the LOC108472378 gene encoding uncharacterized protein LOC108472378, yielding MALSDRRIKRVTDPLDDRVKARLVGVSYDSSGSEHSAAVVVEDDDSPCLSELVHSFLEDDHDAAEQTGYNSDSDRVDSNLDFTDSLEIIIKSTSLNNTDAYRNLLMAHVLRAMEMLSFFKTDKAIFRRKVMAYLRDVGHNAAICKTKWSSSGGLTAGNYEFIDVVQSAARTGQNRYLIDLDFASEFEIARPTTEYSRLLQHLPRVFVGRNEELKMIVKVMSDSVKRSLKSKELTLPPWRKNRYMQNKWFGSYRRTTNQIPASSSPLTPSSVHPVNIVQCCHVGFDETVNGRLFVRTR